Genomic segment of Arachis stenosperma cultivar V10309 chromosome 4, arast.V10309.gnm1.PFL2, whole genome shotgun sequence:
tagtatttattgattttttttgttaaatttttaattcattcaaaattttatttattgatatatttttaagaAGAAAAAGTATAGGTGGACAATGAAAATACTAAACAATGTAAACAATGGATATATCGAATGTTCATTTTACCAAGTGTGCAGatggttattctaatattaagatttatgtggataatttaaaaatatagtatatttttatttgattgataattattcATATTGTTTAAAAAAACCATTAGTTACCTATCATCTCttttttaagaattatttttgtcaGCAATATCTTTTAACAGTTATTTTATGTGTTTTACATTTATTGGTCTATATAGGTTTTATGTCATTTGAAATTGATCCTCATTTAATTGTCTTTATGATTCAAAATAACCTCGTTAGTTACTCTCTTATACACATAAATATCGTTGAATTATAAATCCCATCCCACGAACTTTCTTTTCCCATTTCCTTTACttcattcttttatttttttgaattacataaatttcaaaataaaaaaatagttaataaactataaataaaaaggaatattTAATAACACTAACTGAGATACttctgaattttatatttagaataAATATATGAACTATAAGTAATTTTTTGATACATGTactacaaaagaaaaataatcaatttttatggtcaaagaaaataattatttaagtaAAGTACTTTTGAAGAGTGATAACTATTATttgaaaagaaatatttttaataatatttgtatTCAACACTTATTCTTACTGACAGCAATTAACAAACGTTAATAAAAATTGGGTATTTTGTTGTAAGAATACTCATTAATTCTTACAATAaatgttatttatatatattttttgtatctaTACTAAAATGGCCTCACaatttctctttcattttttttctttacttgatgccaaaaaaaaaaaattccaaatgAGTTCACATGACGAAATTGATTTAATTTGTCACAGCCATGAGAAAGCCAAAGAAGCCATGGTATACTCGTATAATAAGCACATCAATGGCTTTGCAGCGATGCTTGAGAAGGAAGAAGCAGCACATATTGCAAGTGAGAATGATTTCGTCGTTATTATCATAATATCTGCTAATATAATATCATAGTGTTTTTATTCGTTTTTTTTTCCGCTAACCTGCTATGCAATAATTATTTAACCGATAATACAATCTCAGACTAAAATTAGGgtttaaatatatatagaacACATGCTAAGGTTATTATTAatagaaatttttaaattttttattttaataaatacataataaatatattaaaaattaaactttgcATTTTTTAATGATATTAATTTGTGTTTTTATGACACATATTATctaaatctttaaaattataagttaACCCAATGTTTCCCGGGCACAGAAAACCCGAGTGTGGTGTCTGTGTTCTTGAGCAAAGAGCACAAATTGCATACGACCCGGTCGTGGGAATTTCTCGGACTAAACAGAAATGGAGGGAACTCAGCATGGCAAAAGGGAAGATTCGGTGAAAATACAATCATTGCTAACATTGACACAGGTAAGTGTGCGCAAGtgtaactaactaactaactaacacACAACATATCCAAATTGTTTTACACTGTGATTTCGCCTTGAGCAGGAGTTTGGCCGGAAtcgaggagtttcagtgacaaGGGATATGGCCCCGTTCCACCAAAATGGCGTGGAGAAAATGTGTGTGAGATAAACAAAGTTGCCGGTTTCCGAAAAAATGTTTGCAACAGGAAGCTAATTGGAGCAAGATTCTTTGCCGATGGTTTTGAGGCTTATAACGGGAAGCTTAACTCAAAGCTACGTACAGCACGTGACTTTGTAGGCCACGGTACCCACACACTAGCAATTGCAGGTGGGAATTTTGTTTCAGGGGCACATGTATTTGCGGTTGGGAATGGAACTGCAAAGGGTGGATCTCCAAGAGCCAGAGTTGCAGTATACAAAGTGTGTTGGTCTCTAACTGATTCGGCCGATTGCTATGGTGCGGACATTTTGGCGGCAATAGACCAAGCCATAAGTGATGGTGTTGATATCATCTCCCTCTCTCTTGCTGGCGGCCAGCATGTAGTCCACCCTGACGATATATTCTCCGATGTGGTATCCATAGGGGCCTTCCATGCCACCGCTACCAACATACTATTAGTTGCCTCAGCAGGAAATGATGGACCCGCACATGGAACTGTTGTCAATGTGGCTCCATGGGTCTTTACAGTTGCTGCTAGCACCATTGATAGGGACTTTAGCAGTACCGTTACTTTCTCTGACAACCGACAAGTCacggtatatatatatatatatatatatatatatatatattacgcatctaaattaaaaaatatattttaaaagctTATTATATATGTTTTCCCGATTCTTTCTAGGGAGGCAGTCTTTTCATAGACTTGCCGCCAAACCAGGCCTTCCGTCTGTTACTCTCTACTGATGGTAGACTCGCCAATGCGTCCGTTACAGATGCGTAAGTAGAAGCTATATCTTAAGGTTTGTTTGTTAATTATTGGTCCTATATATATGTCTGCATGCGTGTTGTTTCTTGTGCAGCCAATTTTGTAGAAGAGGAACACTTGATCCAGCAAAAGTGAGGGGCAAAATAGTAGAATGCTATAGAGAAAATAGCATAAAATCAGTGTCTGAGGGTGAGGAAGCTCTAAGAGCTGGTGCAAAGGGAATCATCGTGCGCAACCAAAAGAAACAGGGGAATACAGTTCTTGCTGAGCCCCAGGTTTTCTCAGGTGTGAACACCGAAAGTGGAGAAGAAGGTGGATCTCCAGATGCAAGACATGTCATAACTGCCACGTAAATTATTCACCCTAGTTCCGTCCCTTTATTATCATTATGGAAAAATCTATTGTTAAATTCTGATTAACATGTAAtcagtaaaagaaaaataagtaaTTTCACACTGTTGAATGAAATTtcacattattaaaaatactattatgATTATTTGATGattataaattacaaaaattactGGTACACTCCTCTATCATTATTATCCGCAATATTAGAgtgataataatttaatattaagtAATAATTTCCCGTAGCCACAAGCAAGTACGCTAACTATATTTTTATTCCAGGGGTCCCGTAACGCCTACTACCAGCACAATAAGACTGTCTCCGGCTAAAACAGTCTTTGGAAGAAAGCCAGCTCCAGTTATGGCTGCGTTCTCCTCAAGAGGGCCCAATGAAATTCAGCCATCCATACTTAAGGTTTACTACAAGTAATAAtactttgtttttttatttaatctaAAATAATGCATATATTATTGATACTGGTTTTGGTTTTAGCCTGATGTGACTGCACCTGGAGTGAGCATACTGGCTGCCTATTCTCTATTTGCAAGTGTATCTAACTTATTGACAGACAATCGTCGGGGATTTCCATTCAATGTAATGCAAGGAACTTCTATGTCTTGCCCCCATGTTGCTGGTATTGCTGGACTTCTCAAAACTCGTCATCCAAATTGGAGTCCTGCAGCTATTAAATCAGCAATTATGACTACTGGTAACGTATATCTCCTTAATTATCaccttaaataattttttaatttgactacAGTATCACGCCTTACATGATTACCATTAGTGGTACGTACACAGTAAAATTATGCTTGATAGTGTGTTTTCCTAAGGTTTTATACTTGTATTTAGAGCTTAGACAGTATAAGACAGAAATATAACAGACAGAGAAATATAAAAGCTTAAGCCTAATATAACAGACAGAGAATAGATGTGGGCAATGCCATGATCTTCTTTTTAAGTGCCCAAGTTTGGAACTAATGAAGCATAACTAATAGCTAATTGATATGAACAATAGCTCCTTTGATCCAATATGAAATTTAATGCAAGCACATTCTGATGTCTATCCTAATTGCATACGGATCTATTTATTACATTTTAGTTATGTTATGGTTGAAAAATGACAGATGTCTTATTATTTAGTTTGATGTTTTATTATGTGATGAAATCACTCATTTCAAAAACTTAAGCGGATAAgaaaatgtaacactaatggttatatctctaatattaAATAGAACATTTCTAAACCCCATTGTAcatattgtacaaatattcAATTGACTTCTTATACTTTCTCAATATAAAAAGAGTAAATTAACAAAATAGTACTAAAAATTTACGTTGCtgatacaaaaaagaaaaaatataggaAGACAACAAGAATAttaaacaatgtgaataatGAATATGTCGAATGTTCAATTCACTAGATGTGTGAATGATTATCCTAATGTTAGAATTCAAGAGAGAATTTGAGGtggaatatttttttactttactAGATCAATTCTAGAGTTCATTATTGTTCACACGGTTCACAAAAGTCATTGTCTACTTagcaaaatccaaaaaaaaaattcaaaagattcTAACAACAAATAAGTCCCGAAAAGATTTAAAAACGcgataaaaattatatattaaatatatattctaaaaaatgACTTTAGAGATCAGATGTTGATACAAATTTTTACAATTATcatttattattagaaaaatgagatcttttttattcttaaaatttggtaattttatgttatgtgattttttgttaaacttttttttttattgtgaataattatatttttagaaagataaaaataaatatttagaaatCAACTTTTGTTCTGATTTTTTTGTGCACcttctaaatatttattcaaatgtTACTACAAAAATTTAGATAAAATAGACAAGTTAtttgttaaatataatttttttttgtcacttataaaaaatataataattattagttatttttgtcTCATTTTCAAATCATTCAGAGTTATTTTGTCGATAACATCTTTTATAGACTTTTTTGTTAACGACTGTATTTTTTGGATACTAAATTAGTagaattgaaataaaaatattatttctaatgttatgatatttatgatttaaaagtgatattagtgaaattttagtcctttttttaaattatttaatttgttactTTTACTCCTTTTTAGGTGAAAATCCCCTTTTTGGTATTACTTAGTCTGTATCCTAACAACCTCCTTTTAAGCTATGAAACTGAAAGTTCATtatcttgaaaaagaaaaagtagctCCAAGCTATTTTTTGAAAGTGGTAGATTATTATTACCCACAACACCATTTTTTCATTAACGTAATGGTCAACTTGCCAACTTTTTAAAATGTcaaaaaataatatactaaaaataaaccAAGTATAATAGCCTATTTCATGTAAAAGTAATGGTGGCAAATTAAAGTAACGGTGGGAACGAGAGGGTAGGGACTAGTTTTTGCactattcaattttattttgttgtacaataatttgtatagaatttGTCTCATTTTTATTTGTAGTAGTAAAATGTTGAACTCTAACCTATTCTTGTATCTACTTGTCTCGTTCCTATCCATTCTTATAATTATTAAActccaataaataaaataaaattttaaaatttatataatcatCATTACatatataacataaattaaagtaaaaatttaaata
This window contains:
- the LOC130975753 gene encoding subtilisin-like protease Glyma18g48580, yielding MGNLRFYLKLIVSTFLLFVLLPEAVHGSKKCYIVYLGAHTHGPSPTSADFEAATYSHYDLLSSVLESHEKAKEAMVYSYNKHINGFAAMLEKEEAAHIAKNPSVVSVFLSKEHKLHTTRSWEFLGLNRNGGNSAWQKGRFGENTIIANIDTGVWPESRSFSDKGYGPVPPKWRGENVCEINKVAGFRKNVCNRKLIGARFFADGFEAYNGKLNSKLRTARDFVGHGTHTLAIAGGNFVSGAHVFAVGNGTAKGGSPRARVAVYKVCWSLTDSADCYGADILAAIDQAISDGVDIISLSLAGGQHVVHPDDIFSDVVSIGAFHATATNILLVASAGNDGPAHGTVVNVAPWVFTVAASTIDRDFSSTVTFSDNRQVTGGSLFIDLPPNQAFRLLLSTDGRLANASVTDAQFCRRGTLDPAKVRGKIVECYRENSIKSVSEGEEALRAGAKGIIVRNQKKQGNTVLAEPQVFSGVNTESGEEGGSPDARHVITATGPVTPTTSTIRLSPAKTVFGRKPAPVMAAFSSRGPNEIQPSILKPDVTAPGVSILAAYSLFASVSNLLTDNRRGFPFNVMQGTSMSCPHVAGIAGLLKTRHPNWSPAAIKSAIMTTATTRDNTDKPIRDAFDEKLATPFAYGSGHVQPNLAIEPGLVYDLHLNDYLNFLCASGYDQQLISALNFDRTFTCKGTHSINDLNYPSITLPNLRLSPITVTRTLTNVGPPGTYNATAKLDGCKITVVPNSLTFTKLNEQKTFQVTLQASSVIHQNNYQFGELMWTDGKHTVRSPIVVQRRN